In Fragaria vesca subsp. vesca linkage group LG5, FraVesHawaii_1.0, whole genome shotgun sequence, the genomic stretch AGGTAGGTCATTCCTGATGAGTTCCACAGGTTCTTATTGGCTCTCATATACATTTATATCATTGATCACTTTTATGCTTTACCAAGACTGATTTTACCAATTCTCCCTCGGTCCCTTTTGGAATTGAATTGACGAAGTCTGTACGTGTATGTTTATAGTTGTTTGTAGTATTGAATTTAGGCTGGAAACACTATGGGAACAGGGTAGACGTTCAATAATTGTTAATGGTTTACCAAGTAGCTTGAAACATTTGGAGACGGTTCTCTTTTTCCCCTGTTTTGGTCTACCAACAAAGTATGATTAACCTCTTCTGTGCTTTTAACCATAACCATCCTAGCAGCCATCAAACAGAATTGTCTCTTCAACTATCTATTCAGAGATGAGATATATGCCCTGCAATTCTACTTCAACATCAGCATCACCAGAAAAATCCTACATTACCGTTTTAGTGAATCACTGAATCTAAACATTTTCCATCAATCTTACAATGTCGATTGATGAGTAGAGCCTGATGAGAGTGCTTCTGTGATCGATTTGTAGGAGAGGGAAGATACACATTTGCTCTTTGAGCTGAGGATGTACGTCTGCTGACGGAGAAGGCTACCTATTATATATATATATATATATATATATATATATATATATATATATAGAAGAAGCTTGTCAAGCAAATAAAAAAGATATCTACATGGAACCCTGAGGCTTACACAAATGAAGTTAACATTGTGTACCTCACCAGCCTATCTCTGACTACTGAAGTCAAAATAATAAAAACAAGTTTATCTGAAGTACCAAACCATACTTGCTCTTCAACCAAAACAAAAAAACCCATACTGAAATTCTTTTGAAAGACAAAAACTGCTCTGCTCGTTTCAAAGGGTAAAAAGCTTATTGTAAAAAAAGTCTGTCAACTGTACATGCCAAAACAAATCTGTCACTTCATTGATGACAGTTATGGTAAGATGCACAGTTGCACACTGATGAAAACTGTTGCATACAGCAATGTCAAGTTGCCTACCCCAACAGGATACAGCAAATGCAGATACATTCGGCTTTTCGCTATCTTCTATTAGGCACAAAAAAGAATTTTTCAGGATCAAAACTTCTCTTGGGAAAAGGTAGTTCCAACACAGCCTCTTCTTGGTTACAGTAGAAACATGTCATGATGTGAAAGTTAATTACTGTGATCTTGTCACAACCTGTGTCAGGCTGCTCACTCTCATGAAGGTGGATCCACTTGCAAAAGCTCCAGATTCAGCTCAAACGTTGCTCCAGGCTGCAAAAAATTTATTTGTGAAAATCCCATGCCCTACTAATGGTGTATCAGGTGTTATGTATCAGAATGTTGTGTCAAATTTAATCATGTTTTTACTATAAATTATCTAAAGGTAAATTGGACAAGTAATGGAGTCAATAAGTTCATAAGAATATGAGTAGAGGAGGACTGCCAAGACTAGCTTTCAAGTTAGAAACATATTTTGTTTTCTGATCTCGAGTCAGAATTAGTATAAAGAAAAAAGGCATTAACAAAAGCAAAACATTGATGATTAAAACTCATTTAAAGTGGCTTACAGGGATCTCATTCATGCCCTTTGGGCCATATCCAGCCTCTGGAGGAACAATCACAGTTCGCTGCAAGGATACCAGAAAATGATGACAAAGGAGCTTACAGTTAAAAAAAGAGAAAGGAAGGAACAAATATGTACAGTACTAAAATGGGAATGAAGATTTCCAAAACTAAATGGACAAGCTGATTCGACAAAGCATAGCTAAGACATTGCTATAGATGTTTTATGTATGTATGTATGTATAAAAATAAAAGAGAAGGCCATCACCTTCCCTCCTACTTTCATCCCTTCAGTTACTGAGTACATTGCTCGAGGGGGTTTTGGTGCAGCTTGTGCGGAAAATAGACCATTTGCGTTATCCACAAACTCTCGCTTTCGTTCTTTCCCTGGAGGTGAGCCAACTTTGAAGATGTATGGCTAATAGAAAAGAAGGAACTGTGCCTTAGCAATTCATTCATCAATCAGAAATCACCTTATGAAGGACAAGCTAGTTGCTTTGGTTAGAATGAGGAGGTGCAAGATACAGTTCTCAAAAGTAAGGTGAGAGAACCTGGGAAATAATACGATTTCCAGCCAAGATTTTGGATTCCCTGCTTGATACAGCTGTTATCCCACGATATAAGCATTCGAAGTGAACCTGCAATTCTGAACTATAAGTCCAATTTTCAAAAATGGATAGGTTAAGTACGCACATTGCTGGCACTACCAGCCTAATCAACCGCACATTTGGATACATGTATGTACATGTCAAAAGACATGATAACTCAAACATCTTTCTACTAACATTAGATATACAGTTCCCTTCCAGAGTGGGACACCATTTTGAAATTAAAGTGTGGTGCTCCTTAATTAAGAGAAATTAAACACCTGAACTGTTGATCCTTTCTCAGCTACTGGACCCCTTCCTTCAACCAAATCATAATATTTTAATCCTTCAGCTGCTGAGATAGCATACCGGAAATATGGGTTAAATTCAATTAGCGCTAACATTTCCCACTGATGCCTTCACACAATCTTCAGAGCAACACACACCATTAGTCATCAAATAACATAAATGGTCCAGAGGAAATGACTTTTAACTCCCAGATCAATACAACTAAAGGGAACTAAAGTTTCAAATTTGGACTTGACCACAGCATTAAGTATATGATTGATCAACGATATGACTTGAGTACTGCGTTCAATGTATTATGATCACCGATAATTTCTTTAGCTTTTGCTTTCTATTTTGTTCGGTTTACAAGGTATTATATGCTCATTGGGACCAACTCTGCCATGAACTGATGAACAACTATATTCTGGGCACATTACCCTTCACGTTCAAGACAAAACTAACAGTTGGGTAATTTTTATTTAGTTTCACTAATTGAAAAGTATTACATAAAAATCTCAATGCCAATGCAAAAATGTAAGCAATCATCCCACATAACTGACACAAGTAAACAAAGGAGACACAAACAAAGAGTTGAGTTGTTAAGTAATTACGGGTAGTACTGTAGTCTTCAAGAGGGATGGCTTTCCTGTTGCGTCTCAGTCTGGCCTCCGCGGACGCTGGAGAAGCCGAAATGAGGGTCAGGGCCGGCAGCCAAGTCATGATGAGAATATTGGCGCATGATCTTCTTGAAATGCCTGCTTCATTTTGCTGCTCTGCCTTGACTACTTGAACTTGGCTTCTCCTAGTGTTACCGGGTTTCCAAGTTGAACTGGCCGTGAACTGGGTTTGGTGGTGCAACTGCAACTGCAGATGCAAGCATCTTATTGGTGATGATGCCATGGCAGTTGCAAACCAGGAGTAACAGACTCTGGAGCCAACATTTTATAGGTCTCTAAATACCAACCATATCCCCTATCCATTTCCTATGGTTAAGTTACTATAATGCCCATGCTTGTGTCATCCTATCGTTTTCATTTTTCTCACTGATTTTGATCTAAAACGCATCTCAAGAGTCCAATCGCGACTGATTTTGATCAAAAATGCATCTCAATACCATGAGTATTTTGTCAAGTTGGGAGCTATGAAAGAATGATCAATGAACCACAACTAGAGTCGATGTACAGGTAGAAACTAAGAACCCAAGAATATATTATATGAACATCTTAGCACAACATATGAAAACTCTAGTCTCTCCCTCCCTCCCTTTAACTCATTCATGGATAACTTAGGCCTTTCCTAACAACCCTCTACTCCACGACAACATTGTATTACTCATTAGTGTACAGGCATATTTCTAAACAACTCGTTAGCTCTATTCCTAAACTTGTTCAAGGTGCAAAGACTCCACTCACTCCATCCACCCTCTATCCAACTCAAGTGACATTTTACAGTGTTGTTCAGTCCTCGCTTGAGGTTTTAGGTTCTTGCACGATATCAAGCTCCGCTTGCATTGCTCAACTGGAGGTTCAGTTTTATGTTCATAGCTGCTAACTCAGCAGCTAAGTATCTAAACACATAAGGCATTGCAACCGTCTCCATCCCTTTACTCGTCTTACATGCATGGCAAGTCACCTTCTTGGGAGCTCTCATGGGGGGCATGCCAGGGATTTCACAAACCCGTACTGGTGGCTGGACTGATGAGGTTGTTAGGATGGATCCACAGAGGGAACATACATCAGCAATGTGATAATCAGAACATGTATGAAGTCTATCGTGCAACAAATATGCTGCCCCATGTGCAAGCAAGGAGTCTCTCTCCATTTCACCAAAACGTATACCACCACCTCGTTTTCGTCCTTTTATAGGCTGCCGTGTGACTTGATCTACCATTCCCGTAGAACGAACCTGCATGTGGAACAGAATGCGTTAGCAAAGAAACCGATAATCAAAAACAGAACAAACCATATACAGTGAAAAGAGTTATCCTGAGAATCTTAAACCTGAAATTTGTCTGAAACCATATGCCGTAATCGTTGATAATAAACAGGACCAATGAAGATTTCACACGTGAGTTCTGTTCCATAGACGCCACTGTACAATACCTCTGCACCATTGTAGTTAAACCCTTTAACCTTTAACATTTCACCAAGTTCATCAACAAGGGTTTTGGATTTCTCTCCATTAGTTTCTTCCTTAACTTTCTTCTCTGAATTAGCAAATGGTGTTGCATCAACATATTTTCCATGTAAGCTACCACCCTGTGGCAAAAAGTATTTCAGCATCTATAATAGTTTCTTCAACAGTTCTAAACATACTCACTGAACTGCATCTAACTCCATTTTCTAACAAAATCAGTTAAGGATATATAGCGAAAGAGCATATAGACAACATATAACAAAAGGAACCTATAGACAACATATAACAAAAGGAACTACAGAGATAATATCCATGAAAGGGTCACATTACAATTTTGGTCCTTCAAGATTGAATTTCTCAATTGTATCAACAGGTGATTAATTTACAGTTCCAATTAAGTACTCGGATTTTTGGTAAAAGTATTTTTTAAAATGGATCGTCATATATATGATCTATTTATATCATTCAATCCTTTTCAAGAAAGGAAGCAATAAAGAAAAGTTTATGCCTATCAATCATCAAAATTGCACTTGTATTTATAATTATTCATGCATATACATATGAGGACAAAGGGGAAATGTAAATCCTCTGCACCATGGGAAATGTAAAATATACCAGCATATGTAAAAAAGGATTTCTATAAGTCCAGGGTACCTTTGCAGCAACCGACTCCAAAAGCATGGCTATCGTCATTCTTGATGGAAATGCATGTGGATTGATGATAAGATCTGGGCGCATTCCCGTAACTCCAGAAAATGGCATATCAATGTCAGGCCACAACTGGGAGCAAACTCCTTTTTGTCCATGTCGGCTGCTAAATTTATCACCAATTATAGGGTTTCTAGGGTGACGAAACCGTATGTTCACCTGCTCCAAAAAAAAGGAAGAGGTAGATATAAAATAGAGGGCAACACAGGAAAAGTAAGCGTGCAACATAGAATCCAAAACAGTGAAATGTTTAAAGCACTTTGAACACTTTTAGTATAAAAAAAACCTGTGGGGAAAAAATTTCACAAAAGCTATGCCTTTTGATGCTTGAGAAACAAACTTGATGTCTTTTTTTCTTTCAGTAGTGAGCCTTCTATTGGTTCAATATGGTTCTAGAGATTCAAATACTAACTCACGAAACTCAATCTCCAGTATAAAAATGTTGTCCACTCACCTTCTGAAGCTGTTTCTTCCCATCAATAGCAACATAGTCAACAATAGCAGGCTCTGACCCTTTTCGTTTTGTCGTTCTTATGGCACCTTTTACCTCATCATAAGTGCTATAATAGGGTTCATCTGGTTTTATTGTCTGTATTTTAACAAAGATTAAGGTTAATCAAAATTACTCTATGGCCAACTTAAACCGAGCACAAATCACAATTATCAGGTTTTATACATACTAACCTGACCCACATAAGGAAGACCATCTGAATCGATTAGAGAATGATATGACTTGTCAGCAGCACTTCTCCTGAACGATCTCTGGGATCCTGACCTACCCTTTTGATCAGACAAGTCAATGGATTCCGTCTGCCAAAACCCATGATTGGATCAGTAAGAGTACAGGTTTAACCATGAGAAAACCATATCACCAGTTCATACATATAGGGATACATGAGAGAGAGAGAGAGAGAGTTTGGGTGGACTCCATTAATGCATAGATTGGTGGTATTTCTATAAAAACAATTTACCTACAGGGAAACTTTAGGCCCACTTTGATGAGGACATCATAGTCAAACCTTTCAAGGTTTATGAGCGAAACAAATGGAAGGAGAAAGCACCTAATCATTCAAGATAATTATTACACCTGGGAGGGAAACAAAGTCTGATTCCTGAAGTCTCTAAGCTGTTTGTGTCTTTTCATATTTCCATTTCAGTTTAGAAGTCTTAAGGTCTCTTTAAGTTAGTCTTAAATGTGTCAGTTTCAGGGGAGGGTCCTAATGAGTCTTTAATGCTTCAGTTTTAGAAGAGTCTTTAGTGCAGTCCATTTGAGCTACCAGCTCAAGTATAAATAAGTGTAAGGGCTACCTAGGTATGCTATGCTATGTTATATGAATAAAATTATCAGAGTGTTTCTGAGTTTTCCTGTGATGGGATTGGCGTGAAGCCTAGTTTGGGTGAGAAGCCTAAATTTTGGTGAGAAACCAGGGAGTGATTCCTAAATCAAAGCCCCAAGCTTTAGAGCTTGTTGATCCTGGTATCTAAGCAGTAGGTTTGCTGCATCACACTTAAGTTATTCAGATAGTTTAGGGGATCATAACACATACCCTTATCCCTCTATATTATAAAGATCATGTACAACTTCGTGACAAACCTGATACACTAATCCGTGAAACATTCCGCGATCTACAGATGACTTGCTTAGAATCATAGCATCCTCCATATCGTACCTACATGTCATATAAAAACTGGATTTATAAACGCTACAAAAGATTAACTAACATTCCTTATTGTCAAAATTCTTACCCAGTATATGACAGTACAGCAACGATTGCATTTGTGCCCGTTGGATATTCATCTACACAGTAATTTGTATATGTTTTTGTGCGGACAATGGGAGATTGAGGAGTCTAACATTACAAAGAATTAGGGTGAGTTTTAAAGAGCCATAGAAAACACTGATGAGTAGTAATGATCATGAAGTAGCGCACAAACAATTAACAGAATTGTTGATTAAAACAAACAGAATAATGGTACATGCATCAGATAATAAGAGCAATCGTGCAGTAACATTAAACAAGTACAGTGAAAATGCTGAAAACAGACAATTGCCTAAACATTCTGAGTCGATCAGAAAAACTTAAAAACAAATATAACTGGTTGTGTTGTCGGACATAGTTGCATACCAATTGAAAGCTACATCAGAAAAATAAAACCGAATCCCAAATGCCAAAATCTCTCAATGGAGCCTTACTTTCGAAGCAAAGTGCTAACCACTTTCTCATTAATAATATGTATAATTATTAATTGTTTCCTGTCCTTCCATTTTAGGACAATCCTTAGACTCCCTCTTGTCTAACAGTAGTGTCCAACCCACACACTATATCATTTTGGTACTTTATGATGAAATAGTTAAAAGAAGTGAATGTATGACATATTGACATGATTTCCTTCTTTATAAGCAAACTAATAGCAAGTGAATGAAGATAACCAACCTTCAGATGATACAACTTCTGATCTGCACGATTGCGAAGTGCTTGTAATGAGAAACCCATTGTTTGTTTTGCCATCTATAATTCAAAACAAAAGATATGTAATAAATGTCATAGCAACCACATTCCCACAAAGAGCATAAGCATTATATAGATTAATACCAAAGAGACTGAAGGGCAAAACATATAAGAACCTGACACTGGTACATATTTCGTGGACTCTGATTATGTTCTGACCAGGGAGTAAGATTAGCAACAACACTGAGCATCCCAGTTGGATGAATTTCTTCATGAGTTGCAGGGAAAGCATCTTTCCTTCCACCATCTCGACCATCAGGACATCTTATTTCCATGAACACCTAGTTTAGCAGGAAATGAGGTAGCCAATCATATTATTAGTTTCCTACCTGCAAGGACCTTGTCATCAAAGCAAGGACCTTGTGAACAAATCAGACAAGTAATAACAAGTAAATAAGTAATTCTAATTGAGGTAGGAATTGTAATCTAAAATACAGTATTAACCTGTTCAAAGGGCCCAATGAGTTCAATGTTTTGACCTTCAACAGCAGAGATCGAAATATTCTTAACTGGCCGAACAAATCTAGAAGGAGAAGTGAAAAGGTAGAGACCAGGATATGCCCCACCCATGCTTAGAGGAACGTATCCCACTTCCAAGTCATCTGGAATCTGAGGCATATACCATTTCACCATCATCAGTGAAAATGTAACAAACATCATGGTTACAAAGGATTATACAAAAAATGAAACAGAAAAAGAAAGATAACAGACCACTGAAGCAGCTGACACTTTCAGCTTCCTTAAATGAGCAACAACTTTCTCAACTTGAGTGGAAGATATATAACCAACAACACGACCATCTAAAAGAACTGAAAGATTGGCAGGAAGACCCGCATGAACTAACATTGGCAGTGAAGGTATCATTCCAACTTCAATCAGAACATTGAGAATAGACATCTGCATCTTAGTGAAATCTCTAATATTCCCTTGCGCATCAAAGTACGATGTAATTCCTGATAAAAGTATGATGGAATTGAGTTATTGGTGGTCATATATATCATTAAACAATACATCAGTAAACAATACTAAAATAAATCCACATTAATTTGCAGCTAATTAGAATGCACACATCAGTGTTTATTTAAGCAATGACATGCACAATTTCTCTGGAAATGGCTATATTAAGAAAAAATGTATCCATGACAGTTGACATACTTTGCTTGATTGGAAGTTATGCCCACCGCATACCACAATTGAAAAACAACGATTTCGGGAAAAGGAAATCTAAATATTCAGAAACTCAATCACTAATTGAAAGGTTGAGAAAGGGTGGAAATCATCTCCAACTTGCTAATGATACCAACTTTTTCTTGAACTTAGAGAGCAGTCATGGAAAAGTTACTGGAGCCTTCAGCGGAGTTGTCATCCACTGAGCTGTGGGCTGCGGGTCATTGAAGAACCAAACACTGTGGAGGTCAAGGGATTCAAATTTCACTGTCATTATGGGACGGATGGCTGGGTTTGAATCAAATAAAAATAAAAAGAGTGATAATACAGAAACCTTTTCTTTCCATATCTTTCAGGAAGGATCAAAATCCCCACCAAAGCTAAGGTGTTGGCATGGAGAAGTAACACCAATAATCTAATTCAAAGGTTGTGCCTTTTGTCACATTGATGTATTTCTTTTATAAAAAAAAAGGTGGTGGGTGGGGGGTTGTTTTGGAGCATGTGCTATCAATTCTCTGGTTGGAAAGAAGCTTTGAAGATCATAAGAGGTTGACATGAAGAACCTTTAGAAAAAGTCAGCTTGGGGTATTTCTTTGCTCTTGGCTATATTAGAGTTTAAGAGTCTGCTTAGTCTGAAAGAAGCTGTGTCTTAAATTCTATGCGCACGCCACAAAAAGGAGAAGTAATACTAAGTTGGAAAAGAGTACAGACAATAGTAGCAACAGCGCACAAAAGTCCAAAAACAGGATTCAACAATAACATATATAACAAAAATCACAATAACAGTAACACAAAGACATGACACAGCAGAGATATATCAACTACTTTGAAATGGCATCAGAAGAAACAATTCATTCACAGGCCAGCCAAATGTGGCTACATATGCTCCATGCTACCCATTCTAAGTGATCCATGTGTTTGGCTCAGTCTGGTCCGCTATATGGACGGATCATCAAAGTTTTCTCTTTTTGAGAGATAAGATTTTATAAATATAGAAAGCCTTGATAACAAAGCCACGACCAACAGCAGGAATAAAACCAGAGAGTTCACTCAAATAGACTAAAGACCGAAAAGCTCTAAATCATATAATCAAACCTCAAGAATCATGTTTCACTTCACAAAAATTAGCAAATCCAACATAGTAGATGAGAGTGCTGTTTTAAATCACTAAACACTTGGCCATATAGCTCGCCAAAAACACAAAAGACCAATTTAAGCCTACCAAAACACTATAACATCATGGGATCTGCATGCATTGCCAATTTGGGTAGGATGCTTTAACTTTATTTGGCATCTAATTTAAAGCAGGCAATTAAAAATTTCTTATAGGTGTTAGGCCCGATTTGATCACACACTATATCACCCAAAATTTGATCCACCCATTTGACTTACTCTGGTGTTTGGCCAGAAGTTAAGGGGCACGTTGAAAATATGAAACCTAAGGGTTGTTATGCACTCATGAGCTGGTTCGAGATGAAAAGAATTTCTAAAACACTTCACAAATACGATACAAAGAGAAGCCATTTAATTACAACCGCAAAGTAGATCCTATATCCCTCCTATCATGACCTTATTCATCTATTCCCTTTAAACAAGCTTATTGGTCTTCCTAAGGCTGGCTATGAAGCTTCAGCTATAGTTGGTTTATTAACTTTAAAGTTTACCCCATCACTAAAGATCTGTCTTTCTCATTCCAGGCATCAAACCATAAAATTAACAATCTAAATTATAAGAAAATGAAGAAAAAGGAGTACAAGGAGGTGTGGTAACTACTCATTTCAGTAGTAGAAGGCAAGTACTTGCTTGGTCAGAAATTGAAGTTATTTACTTGGGTGTGTTACTTACGTTTTTCCGGTCCATTTACATGTAGCATAAATCATATGAACAAATGAAAAACATACGACACATTAAAGGTAATTAATTTTTATAAATGTGAATAACTTACTACAAGTGCGAGTCATATGGTTCAACAAGCCACATGGCTCTCCATCAGGTGTGTGCACAGGGCAAAGGAAACCCCAAGATCTGCAAGTAAATGAAAAAATGAATAATAACCAACAAGTAAATTTTGAAGAGCCTAAAAAATAATACTTACTCGGGAAGCAATTTCCGAACACTTGTGGTACGAAGCCCAGCAAATGAAGCCCCTCGATGAACAGCACGAAAATGGGATAGAAAACGTAAAAAGTTAAGCCTTTCTGCCTGAACTGAAAAGCCTGCTCTCTAAGATATAATTTTGAAAACAAGAAGTTAGAAGAAATCAAAAGAACAACTTCTTGGTGAACAGAGAGTAGAATTTTGCAATATATCAGTAGTAGGGAAGTTTTGATATAGTAACGATTAATCAAATTCTGGCAAAGAATTGAAATACTTTTGTTAATTTTTCCCCACAGGAATATAGTACTTGAGACTTCAAATCAAGGTTCATCCCCATTTATATATACTAAAAATTGAATCCCCCCTAATAAGAACCTAGATATAAGTTCTAACTAGGATAAACTGGTAACATGGTAACCACTAAAAAAGTATATTATGCTCGACCTCGTACAATTTTCAAATCACTTAGAAGTACTCTTTCTTGTGTCATTCAAGGAGATAACTGAGAACCAGAACCCCAACCAAACACCACTCAAATATCTAGAACTGAGACGAGAAAAGAAGAATGCAATGCATTTAGTAAGACACCTATGATACTTGAAATAAGCTAAGCCAGAAGTCAATACCTGCTGCAAATCTAGACCTGTTTGAGTATTAATTCTTCCAGTTTTCAACATATTCTCAACTGCTAAACTGATTTGCCTTGTAGGATTTTTATCCAGAACCTTTTTTAAGCTATCGACTGCATTATTAGAAAGGAATTGTCAATTCATGAGAAAAGATAAAATGCAACTAATGTAGAAAAATGTGGAGAAATGAGAATTTTAGTAAGTTGTGCAATACATAGAAAGATGGGAAACTTTAACCAAAAAACCATACCGCTGCCAAAATTGATATTGTTGCTTTCCTTTTTAATCTCATCTTGAAGAAGTTTTTTGGTCCTTTGCAACCAATCCTCTAGTTTTTCCTGAGAGCGAGGATAAAAATATAAGTCAAGGCAATAATGAAATCAAACAACACATACACTATAATGCATTGGCTTTATACATTACTAGTACTAGACCAAAAAAATAACGATAGTTTCATTAGATGTATGCCCTTGAAACCTAATTTGCTACTGAGTGAACATCTTTAGGATCATGGAAAGTAGAAAATCTACCCACTAAAAAATTATAAACAAAACAAACAATAACAATTGGCTTAAACCAGAGCATAGTTTGCAGCATATGTTCATTTAAACTAGTACTACAGGTAGTTATATAGTCCATTTGAGCTATGTGCATGTCCTAGACCTCAAGAATCAGAATCTCATTTCAGCAAGTATCTGTAAAGATTGCGCAGCCAGAAGGCAAGCATTTTTTAATGAAAAAGAAATGGCAGACA encodes the following:
- the LOC101305273 gene encoding peptidyl-prolyl cis-trans isomerase FKBP18, chloroplastic-like, whose protein sequence is MASSPIRCLHLQLQLHHQTQFTASSTWKPGNTRRSQVQVVKAEQQNEAGISRRSCANILIMTWLPALTLISASPASAEARLRRNRKAIPLEDYSTTPEGLKYYDLVEGRGPVAEKGSTVQVHFECLYRGITAVSSRESKILAGNRIISQPYIFKVGSPPGKERKREFVDNANGLFSAQAAPKPPRAMYSVTEGMKVGGKRTVIVPPEAGYGPKGMNEIPPGATFELNLELLQVDPPS
- the LOC101294852 gene encoding DNA-directed RNA polymerase I subunit RPA2-like encodes the protein MQQQQHKRRTSAGDLAHLRELFRHHIESFDYLVSAGLGVMLRDIKPVQVDNPLTGETLRIWFADDPILGRPLKDRSTEPLYPFECRQTRISYTGKLLADIYFQRGDKAPVREQFNFGQFPIMLMSKCCNLRGHDPQQLVYCKEESSEMGGYFILNGLERVIRPVILPKRNYPMSTVRNSFRDRKEGYTDKAVVIRCARDDQSSVTVKLYYLQNGSARLGVWIQGKEFLLPVGLILKALIDTPDNELYASLTCCYPEKFEKGKGAVGTQLVGERAQIIINEVVDLGLFTRGQCLEHIGEHFQPLMGGLENEPYSVVGDAVLKDYIFVHLDKNEDKFNLLIFMLQKLFSLMDQTSVLDNPDSLQNQEVLLPGHLITIYLKEKLEDWLQRTKKLLQDEIKKESNNINFGSVDSLKKVLDKNPTRQISLAVENMLKTGRINTQTGLDLQQRAGFSVQAERLNFLRFLSHFRAVHRGASFAGLRTTSVRKLLPESWGFLCPVHTPDGEPCGLLNHMTRTCRITSYFDAQGNIRDFTKMQMSILNVLIEVGMIPSLPMLVHAGLPANLSVLLDGRVVGYISSTQVEKVVAHLRKLKVSAASVIPDDLEVGYVPLSMGGAYPGLYLFTSPSRFVRPVKNISISAVEGQNIELIGPFEQVFMEIRCPDGRDGGRKDAFPATHEEIHPTGMLSVVANLTPWSEHNQSPRNMYQCQMAKQTMGFSLQALRNRADQKLYHLKTPQSPIVRTKTYTNYCVDEYPTGTNAIVAVLSYTGYDMEDAMILSKSSVDRGMFHGLVYQTESIDLSDQKGRSGSQRSFRRSAADKSYHSLIDSDGLPYVGQTIKPDEPYYSTYDEVKGAIRTTKRKGSEPAIVDYVAIDGKKQLQKVNIRFRHPRNPIIGDKFSSRHGQKGVCSQLWPDIDMPFSGVTGMRPDLIINPHAFPSRMTIAMLLESVAAKGGSLHGKYVDATPFANSEKKVKEETNGEKSKTLVDELGEMLKVKGFNYNGAEVLYSGVYGTELTCEIFIGPVYYQRLRHMVSDKFQVRSTGMVDQVTRQPIKGRKRGGGIRFGEMERDSLLAHGAAYLLHDRLHTCSDYHIADVCSLCGSILTTSSVQPPVRVCEIPGMPPMRAPKKVTCHACKTSKGMETVAMPYVFRYLAAELAAMNIKLNLQLSNASGA